One region of Vibrio pelagius genomic DNA includes:
- a CDS encoding DEAD/DEAH box helicase: MYTLRPYQADSVKSVIHYFRKHQTPAVLVLPTGAGKSLVIAELARLAKGRVLVMAHVKELVEQNHEKYEGYGLKGSIFSAGLGRKETDQQVVFASVQSVVRNLDAFSNQFSLLVIDECHRVPDEKNSSYQKVIAHLRENNPGIKVLGLTATPYRLGMGWIYQYHTRGQVRSEEPRFFRDCIFELPIRYLLDEGFLTPARMIDAPVLSYDFSQLKPANTGRYKEAELDMVIEQSKRATPQIVEQIIHLAKDKQGIMVFAATVRHAQEILGLLPEGEAAIVIGDTPTLERDQIINDFKQRKTKYLVNVSVLTTGFDAPHVDLIAILRPTESISLYQQIVGRGLRLSPGKEECLVLDYAGNSYDLYQPEVGDPKPDSDSEIITIPCPACGFNNNFWGKLDSNGFLLEHFGRKCQGYFTDEETGEREHCGYRFRAKYCGECGADNDIAARICHECDATLVDPDKKLKDALNLKDALVFECLEMDLNVFKDDKGKSQLKVTYRGENQAQVHEFWSLTTKKQKQTFKDQFVRPHLADRHRPFEEASPTKVVAHQHRFRPPQFVIARKVGRFWKMRDKIFDDELQER; this comes from the coding sequence ATGTATACACTCCGCCCATATCAAGCCGACTCCGTAAAATCTGTCATCCATTACTTTCGCAAACACCAGACTCCAGCAGTTCTGGTGCTCCCTACTGGCGCAGGTAAAAGCTTGGTGATTGCTGAGTTAGCACGCCTAGCAAAAGGGCGAGTTCTTGTGATGGCACACGTAAAAGAACTTGTTGAACAAAACCACGAGAAGTACGAAGGCTATGGCTTGAAAGGGTCAATTTTCTCGGCAGGGCTAGGTCGAAAAGAGACCGACCAGCAAGTGGTGTTTGCCTCGGTACAGTCAGTAGTACGCAACCTTGATGCCTTTTCCAATCAGTTCTCACTCTTGGTTATCGATGAGTGTCACCGAGTACCCGACGAGAAAAACAGCAGCTATCAGAAAGTGATTGCTCACCTACGAGAGAATAACCCAGGCATTAAGGTACTTGGCCTAACAGCAACACCCTATCGCTTGGGTATGGGTTGGATTTACCAATACCATACTCGCGGCCAAGTGCGATCTGAAGAGCCAAGGTTCTTCCGCGACTGTATCTTTGAATTACCTATTCGTTATCTTCTCGACGAAGGCTTCTTAACCCCTGCCCGCATGATTGATGCACCGGTACTAAGTTACGACTTCTCACAGTTAAAGCCCGCCAACACAGGCCGCTACAAAGAGGCCGAGCTAGATATGGTGATCGAACAATCAAAACGCGCAACACCACAAATCGTTGAGCAGATCATTCATCTAGCGAAAGACAAACAAGGCATCATGGTGTTTGCCGCCACTGTGCGCCACGCTCAAGAGATCCTTGGTTTACTGCCAGAGGGGGAAGCGGCCATTGTGATTGGCGATACTCCAACCTTAGAGCGCGATCAGATCATCAACGACTTTAAGCAGCGCAAAACCAAGTACCTCGTAAACGTTTCAGTACTGACCACCGGCTTTGATGCCCCGCACGTGGACTTGATTGCAATTCTGCGTCCTACTGAGTCAATCAGTCTTTACCAGCAAATCGTTGGTCGTGGTCTTCGTCTGTCTCCGGGCAAAGAAGAGTGTCTGGTGTTGGACTACGCAGGTAACAGTTACGATCTCTACCAACCAGAAGTCGGCGATCCGAAGCCAGACTCTGACAGCGAAATCATCACCATCCCTTGCCCGGCTTGCGGTTTCAATAACAACTTCTGGGGCAAGCTCGATAGTAATGGTTTCTTGCTAGAACACTTTGGTCGTAAATGCCAAGGCTATTTCACCGATGAAGAGACTGGCGAGCGTGAGCATTGTGGTTACCGATTCCGAGCCAAGTATTGCGGAGAATGTGGCGCCGACAATGACATCGCAGCACGAATTTGCCATGAGTGTGACGCAACCTTAGTTGATCCAGACAAAAAACTAAAAGATGCACTGAACCTTAAAGATGCATTGGTATTTGAATGTCTAGAAATGGACCTCAACGTCTTCAAGGACGACAAAGGTAAATCTCAACTTAAAGTAACGTATCGCGGTGAAAACCAAGCACAAGTTCATGAATTTTGGTCGTTAACAACCAAGAAGCAAAAGCAAACTTTCAAAGACCAATTCGTTCGTCCGCACTTAGCTGATAGGCATCGCCCTTTTGAGGAAGCGTCTCCAACCAAAGTGGTCGCTCACCAACATCGATTCAGACCACCACAGTTTGTTATTGCACGTAAGGTCGGTCGTTTCTGGAAGATGCGTGACAAGATATTTGATGATGAACTCCAGGAGCGTTAG
- a CDS encoding PepSY domain-containing protein produces the protein MFSKAMISLLSLSFGLVSSGSAWAGSQPNGHDLVQDVHKEGTRIEFEEDQDEVYEAVQEGYIRPFSEMYAAVENDLHGRIIKVELEEDDDIWVYELKINYKNNIIKVEYNAETLEMLMIKGRNFKEAIKTDSE, from the coding sequence ATGTTTAGTAAAGCAATGATTTCTTTGCTGTCTTTAAGCTTTGGTTTAGTGAGTTCCGGCTCTGCATGGGCGGGATCACAGCCTAACGGGCACGACCTCGTTCAAGATGTGCATAAGGAAGGCACCCGCATCGAGTTTGAAGAAGATCAAGACGAAGTTTATGAAGCCGTTCAAGAAGGCTACATTCGTCCATTTTCCGAGATGTACGCTGCGGTAGAAAATGATCTACATGGTCGCATCATTAAAGTTGAACTCGAAGAGGACGACGACATCTGGGTCTACGAACTAAAAATCAACTACAAGAACAACATCATTAAGGTCGAATACAACGCTGAGACGTTAGAAATGTTGATGATCAAAGGTCGAAACTTTAAAGAAGCGATTAAAACCGACAGCGAATAA
- a CDS encoding response regulator transcription factor has product MKILVVEDEPRLGEQIIETLEGADWVPELSQDGIDALYRATSEEWDAIVLDLGLPKLDGLTVLKGIRDENINTPVLILSARDTLTQRVEGLNAGADDYLTKPFEMVELIARIRAQLRRASGSASPIQQIGDLSLDTRSSKVLWQGQAVSLTALEYKVVAYFMHNKDKVISRTELVEHIYKQDFDRDSNTVEVFIGRIRKKIAPKIIKTVRGLGYQLNAD; this is encoded by the coding sequence ATGAAAATTCTCGTCGTTGAAGATGAACCGCGTTTAGGCGAACAGATTATTGAAACTCTCGAAGGAGCCGATTGGGTGCCTGAACTGTCACAAGATGGTATTGATGCACTTTATCGCGCAACGTCAGAAGAGTGGGATGCGATTGTTCTAGACCTCGGCTTGCCAAAACTCGACGGGTTAACGGTATTGAAAGGCATTCGAGACGAGAATATCAACACACCAGTGCTCATTCTAAGTGCACGTGACACCTTAACTCAGCGTGTAGAAGGCTTGAATGCAGGTGCCGATGACTACCTCACCAAACCTTTTGAAATGGTTGAATTGATCGCCCGTATTCGTGCCCAACTGCGCCGAGCATCCGGTTCGGCATCACCAATCCAACAAATCGGTGATTTAAGCCTAGACACGCGTAGCTCGAAAGTGCTTTGGCAAGGGCAAGCAGTAAGCTTAACCGCGCTTGAATACAAAGTGGTTGCTTACTTCATGCATAATAAAGACAAGGTTATCTCGCGTACAGAATTGGTTGAGCACATTTACAAGCAAGACTTCGACCGTGATTCTAATACGGTAGAGGTATTCATTGGCCGCATTCGCAAAAAAATCGCACCTAAGATCATTAAGACCGTGCGTGGTTTAGGCTATCAGCTTAACGCTGACTGA
- a CDS encoding ATP-binding protein translates to MNLNKKTFKNISLKSRLLLAAAFWLGAMILAAGIGIPKLVNDYLVDDQKQQLSLTMDELTANIETNDSGMLMMLERLSDPRFNQPYSGVYWRAESQGQVIRSRSLWDKDMDIKRSPIHTSIKGPNKEQLIYIEQLIYLPELSDPVTITIGIDEDPLESTLHDLTGQVWIILGLLFVGVLLLIGIQVSWSLLPLNKMQRELAMLRKGEQQGLSDSYPKEVSPLVSDLNALLFHYQELLERARHHAGNLSHALKTPLSVLKNEVNSLPEENQHLLKQPIDQIQSQIEYHLGRARMAGAMNILSVKSSPCERVEAISMAFDKVYAANEITMINELDSEIEVAVEKTDLDEMIGNLLENSYKWAASIIRVHSNELSEGRIELIIEDDGPGIPEEKMSQAVKRGVRLDETTPGTGLGLNIVNEMAHSYRGQLNLEKSSMGGLKATLILQLSQS, encoded by the coding sequence ATGAATCTAAATAAAAAAACCTTCAAAAATATCAGTTTAAAAAGCCGCTTGCTCCTTGCTGCGGCTTTTTGGTTAGGCGCCATGATTCTTGCCGCTGGCATTGGTATTCCAAAGCTGGTTAATGACTATTTGGTTGATGATCAAAAACAGCAGCTAAGCTTAACTATGGACGAACTCACTGCCAATATCGAAACCAACGACTCGGGCATGCTGATGATGTTAGAGCGACTGTCTGATCCAAGATTTAATCAACCTTACAGTGGCGTTTATTGGCGAGCAGAAAGCCAAGGACAAGTGATTCGTTCACGTTCACTGTGGGATAAAGATATGGATATCAAGCGATCCCCTATCCATACCTCGATTAAAGGCCCAAACAAAGAGCAGCTGATTTATATCGAGCAACTGATCTACCTACCTGAGTTAAGTGACCCTGTCACCATAACCATAGGTATCGATGAAGATCCGCTTGAATCGACCCTCCATGATTTAACTGGTCAGGTTTGGATTATTTTAGGATTGTTGTTTGTTGGCGTTCTGCTTTTGATTGGTATTCAAGTGAGTTGGTCGCTCCTTCCTCTCAACAAAATGCAGCGCGAACTGGCGATGCTACGTAAAGGGGAACAGCAAGGTCTCAGCGATAGCTATCCCAAAGAGGTTTCCCCACTAGTCTCTGACTTGAACGCCCTACTTTTTCATTATCAAGAGTTGTTAGAGCGTGCTCGACACCATGCTGGTAACCTATCTCACGCCTTAAAAACGCCACTGTCAGTACTTAAAAATGAAGTGAACTCACTGCCTGAAGAGAACCAACACCTACTGAAGCAACCGATTGACCAAATCCAGAGCCAGATTGAATATCATTTAGGTCGCGCTCGTATGGCGGGTGCGATGAACATCCTATCGGTGAAGTCCTCGCCTTGTGAACGCGTCGAAGCGATTTCAATGGCGTTTGATAAAGTTTATGCGGCCAATGAAATCACTATGATCAACGAGTTAGATTCAGAGATTGAGGTCGCCGTCGAGAAAACCGATCTTGATGAAATGATCGGTAACCTACTAGAAAATAGCTATAAATGGGCTGCCAGCATTATCAGAGTTCACTCCAACGAGCTGAGCGAAGGTCGAATTGAGCTGATTATCGAGGATGATGGACCGGGTATCCCGGAAGAGAAAATGAGCCAAGCGGTTAAACGTGGCGTGCGCCTAGACGAAACAACGCCGGGGACAGGTTTAGGACTCAATATCGTAAACGAGATGGCCCATAGCTATCGCGGGCAACTCAATTTAGAAAAAAGCTCGATGGGCGGTTTAAAAGCTACGCTTATTCTGCAGTTGTCTCAAAGTTAA
- a CDS encoding LssY C-terminal domain-containing protein, translating into MFEGLGLFLGALGDALIGPNLFVPGEPFFIAAGYQAYSGVWSALVWVMLGGFIGDQLSYFIGSKWGFQAQRKLMAHRPKTRRLIARCRYLVARKGTYIILFARLLGPIAWVVPVIAGSHRVSWHKFSLLSTIGLILGGGQFIFWGALLAHGLEHFPMLQGVQTLILEHQSLLIGLFLVGVFATLARRLRWRKVMLKSSALLVAWLLYANYAHFFWKADDFNTQPSELARLAIHLDAVTYKAFPGKSSFYDAQAINVVYIGESPRELMGELGWLENQTFSRNEIEWAGYLTLLKENTPPVSDLYWRGEPQDMAFQLPGNLMKRSHIRWWRAGVDPVTQQTKWLGAISYDNGLKLTPYSGIVTILHNIDPNVDAERDNLELQVRQNLPQLSIEQQPLARAEVLNDDHDYFTDGNILVIGG; encoded by the coding sequence ATGTTTGAGGGACTAGGACTGTTTTTAGGCGCATTAGGTGATGCGCTGATCGGCCCCAATCTTTTTGTACCGGGTGAGCCGTTTTTCATTGCTGCAGGGTATCAAGCTTATTCTGGTGTATGGTCGGCCTTGGTATGGGTAATGTTGGGTGGCTTTATCGGTGATCAACTTAGCTACTTTATTGGTTCGAAATGGGGTTTTCAGGCACAGAGAAAGTTGATGGCTCATCGACCGAAAACTAGGCGATTGATAGCGCGCTGTCGATACCTTGTCGCCAGAAAGGGAACCTACATAATTCTGTTTGCACGCTTGCTTGGCCCTATTGCTTGGGTTGTGCCGGTTATCGCTGGATCGCACCGGGTCTCTTGGCATAAGTTTTCACTGCTGTCGACCATTGGTCTGATACTGGGTGGTGGTCAGTTTATCTTTTGGGGAGCACTACTGGCTCATGGCCTAGAGCATTTCCCGATGTTGCAAGGGGTTCAAACCTTGATCTTAGAGCATCAGAGCTTGTTGATTGGTCTGTTTTTAGTAGGTGTGTTTGCCACTCTTGCTCGTCGACTTAGGTGGCGAAAAGTGATGCTTAAATCGAGTGCACTGCTGGTGGCTTGGCTGCTATACGCAAACTATGCTCACTTCTTTTGGAAAGCCGACGACTTTAACACGCAACCTTCAGAGTTGGCGAGGTTGGCGATACATTTAGATGCGGTTACATACAAGGCGTTTCCGGGGAAGTCTTCTTTTTATGACGCACAAGCAATTAACGTTGTGTATATAGGTGAGAGCCCGCGAGAACTGATGGGTGAGCTTGGTTGGCTCGAGAATCAAACCTTTTCTCGTAACGAGATTGAATGGGCGGGTTACTTAACACTGCTAAAAGAAAATACGCCGCCCGTTTCCGATCTGTATTGGCGAGGTGAGCCACAAGATATGGCATTTCAGTTACCTGGTAATCTGATGAAACGCAGTCATATTCGATGGTGGCGAGCAGGAGTAGACCCAGTGACCCAACAGACGAAGTGGCTAGGTGCGATCAGCTATGACAACGGATTAAAGCTAACGCCATACTCAGGCATTGTGACGATTTTGCATAACATTGATCCGAATGTTGATGCAGAGCGTGACAACTTAGAACTGCAAGTGAGACAAAACCTTCCTCAGTTATCGATAGAACAACAGCCCTTAGCGAGAGCCGAGGTTCTAAACGATGACCATGATTACTTTACCGATGGCAATATCTTGGTGATAGGAGGGTAA
- a CDS encoding glycosyltransferase family 2 protein — protein MEPISIVVITLNEEKRIGRLMEELSVQTHQEFEVIVVDSNSDDKTREVAQAYESALPSLTVHHMQERGVSLGRNTGASLAKYNRILFLDADVALPRNFLAKALYELDERKLEVAGVYMSSKGLPLVHKFGYGLFNIGLFATQFFFPTAIGACIFSTKRVHQEIGGFDEEIVLCEDCDYVKRASKTWRFRFLNMTFGFDPRRLDQDGVVETGMTYLKANVRRFFKGEMRNNEMNYQFGHYREQ, from the coding sequence ATGGAACCGATCAGCATTGTAGTTATCACGTTAAACGAAGAGAAGCGCATTGGGCGTCTAATGGAAGAACTGAGTGTTCAGACGCATCAAGAGTTTGAAGTTATCGTAGTTGATTCAAATAGCGACGACAAAACCAGAGAGGTCGCTCAAGCGTATGAGAGTGCGTTACCTTCCCTTACTGTTCATCATATGCAAGAGCGAGGTGTGAGTTTAGGTCGTAATACAGGCGCTTCGCTCGCGAAATACAACCGTATTCTTTTCTTAGATGCCGATGTGGCACTGCCAAGAAACTTCTTAGCTAAAGCTTTGTACGAACTCGATGAGCGTAAGCTTGAAGTGGCAGGCGTTTACATGAGCTCGAAAGGTTTACCTTTAGTACATAAGTTTGGATACGGCTTGTTTAACATTGGCTTATTCGCAACCCAGTTCTTTTTCCCAACGGCTATTGGTGCCTGCATTTTCTCGACTAAGCGTGTTCATCAGGAGATAGGTGGCTTCGATGAAGAGATTGTACTGTGCGAAGACTGTGACTACGTGAAGAGAGCCAGCAAAACATGGCGTTTCCGTTTCCTCAATATGACATTTGGTTTTGACCCAAGACGTTTAGACCAAGATGGCGTTGTTGAAACTGGTATGACTTACCTTAAGGCAAACGTACGTCGATTCTTCAAAGGCGAAATGCGCAACAACGAAATGAACTACCAGTTCGGCCACTACAGAGAGCAATAA